From uncultured Flavobacterium sp., one genomic window encodes:
- a CDS encoding UDP-glucuronic acid decarboxylase family protein has protein sequence MKRILITGAAGFLGSHLCDRFIKEGYYVIGMDNLITGDLKNIEHLFKLEHFEFYHHDITKFVHIPGDLDYILHFASPASPIDYLKIPIQTLKVGSLGTHNLLGLARVKKARILIASTSEVYGDPLVHPQTEEYYGNVNTIGPRGVYDEAKRFQESITMAYHTFHGVETRIVRIFNTYGPRMRLNDGRVIPAFIGQALRGEDLTIFGDGMQTRSFCYVDDQVEGIFRLLHSDYVYPVNIGNPDEITIKDFAEEIIKLTGTNQKVVYHPLPINDPLQRQPDTTKAKELLGWEAKVNRSEGMKITYDYFKSLSKEELSKEEHKDFSDYIK, from the coding sequence ATGAAAAGAATACTTATTACCGGAGCGGCGGGTTTTTTAGGATCACATTTGTGCGATCGTTTTATTAAAGAAGGTTATTATGTTATCGGAATGGATAATTTGATTACAGGCGATCTTAAAAACATTGAGCATTTATTCAAACTGGAACACTTTGAGTTTTACCATCACGACATTACCAAGTTTGTTCATATTCCAGGTGATTTAGATTACATTTTGCATTTTGCTTCACCTGCGAGTCCTATAGATTATTTAAAAATTCCAATTCAAACCTTAAAAGTTGGATCACTGGGAACACATAATTTATTAGGTCTGGCGAGAGTTAAAAAAGCCAGAATTTTGATCGCTTCAACCTCTGAAGTTTATGGAGATCCGCTTGTTCATCCTCAAACGGAAGAATATTACGGAAACGTGAATACAATTGGACCAAGAGGAGTTTATGACGAAGCAAAACGTTTTCAGGAATCCATTACAATGGCGTACCATACTTTTCATGGTGTAGAAACCAGAATAGTGCGTATTTTTAATACTTACGGACCAAGAATGCGTTTAAACGACGGACGTGTAATTCCTGCCTTTATTGGTCAGGCACTTCGTGGTGAAGATTTAACAATTTTTGGAGACGGAATGCAGACACGCTCTTTTTGTTATGTAGATGATCAGGTTGAAGGTATCTTTAGATTATTGCATTCAGATTATGTTTATCCTGTAAATATTGGAAATCCAGACGAAATCACAATTAAAGATTTTGCCGAAGAAATTATTAAACTAACAGGAACGAATCAAAAAGTAGTATACCATCCTTTACCAATAAATGATCCGTTGCAACGTCAGCCGGATACAACAAAGGCAAAAGAATTATTGGGTTGGGAAGCAAAAGTAAATCGTTCTGAAGGAATGAAAATTACGTACGACTATTTTAAATCACTTTCTAAAGAAGAGCTTTCAAAAGAAGAACATAAAGATTTTTCGGATTATATAAAATAG